The Lentisphaerota bacterium nucleotide sequence ATCAGCAGAAGAACAAGCAGCATGTGATCGGTGTTGCGTAACTCGCGCGTCAACGTATGCAGAGGCACCGACACTCGCACCACCGCCTGAATCGGGCCCTCCAACGGCACCCGTCGCGCCAGATAGAGCATCTCCATACCCACGCTCTCGCTATACCGTTGGCTGACCCCGGTCCCTGTCGCCACCGCCTCCAGCACTTCCGGACGGTCATCATGGCGATCCATCCGCGCGACGTTCACGTCCGAATCTCCCGCCACACGTCCATCTGGAAGAATCAGCGTGAACCGGCCATCCCCCACCCCACCCAGTCGCTCAAAAAAGCGGCTGATCGCTGTATCGTCCACCTGGCCATCGCTGCGAGGCAGCAACGCCGCGGCGAGTTCGGCCTGGGTCTGCAGCTCGCGTAACCATTGCCGATGGAAGGCCTGACGCCCCGTGCGCCAGGTGTACAGAGATATAAATCCCACCGCCACGCAGAGGATCAGAAAGTGCGCCCCGAAGAATTGTCGGAACAAGGCCTGTCGTGTCATGGTTTACTCAGTCCGCATCCGGTAGCCAACCCCGCGAACGGTCTCGATCAACTCGCTGTATTTGCCGAGTTTCCGCCGCAACCCCACGATCTGCACGTCCACGGACCGGTCGGTCACGGGGTAATCGGCGCCATGCACGGCATCCACGATCTGATAGCGCGAAAACACCATCCCCGGCCGCCGCATGAAAAGGTCCAGTGTCTTGAATTCGCTGAGCGTCAGTTCCAGGGGCCGACCCTCCAGACGAACCGCGTGGCGCGTCCGGTCAATCTCAATGGACCCGCGCACCAGCACATCCAGCTCATCCCCCGGCTCGGCCGTGCGTCGCCGCAGGACGGCGCGGACGCGCGCTGAGAGAATGCGGGCGCTGAACGGTTTGGTCATGTAATCATCGGCCCCGACCTCCAGGCCCGCCACGATGTCGGCATCCTCGTCGCGCGCCGTCACCATGATCACCGGCACCCCCTTCGTCCGTTCATCGGCGCGTAAGCTCCGACAGAAGGCAAAACCGTCCAGCCCCGGCAGCATCAGGTCGAGCAGAATCAGACCCGGCAGCGTCCGCTTGAGAAATGCGGCCGCCTTTTCGGCGGAGGCGCATTCAGCGATTACATAACCCTCGCGCGTCAGATTGTAGCGGATCAGTTCGCGGATATCCGCGTCATCTTCAATGATCAGAATGGTTTCCCTCGCCATGGTCCCTCCCCGCCTTACGGCGCATGCACGTGACGAATGATCGTGCCGTCCGCCAAATAGGCGACATCCTCGGCGATATTGGTGGCATGATCGCCAACCCGCTCCAAGTCACGGGCCACGTCATGAATCAGGATCAACGCCTCGACCCGCGCTCCGGCGTGCTCCTGAGTCGCGCGGGCAACGACCTCGCGAATGACCTCCTCGTTGAGGCGATCCACGGCGTCGTCGCGCGCAATCACCGCCTTCGCCTTGGGCACGTCCCGCTCAACGAGCGCGTCAATGCTGTCTTTGAGCATCGCGCCGGCCAGGTGTCCCATCCGCATGAGCGTGCTTTGCAGATCACTCACCGGAAAGGCCGATAGCCGCACCCCGCGATCGGCGATGTTCACCACGATGTCGCCGATCCGCTCCAAGTCGTTATTGATCTTGAGAACAGCGATCACAAAGCGCAGATCACGCGCCACGGGCTGATGCAGCGCCAACAGCTTGAGGCACTCCTCCTCGATCTGCACCTCGCGCGCGTCAATCTCCTCGTCACGCGCCGCCCACGCCAGCAACGGCGCCCGCTCACGGGCATCCAGATTGCGCAGCACCTCGCGCAACCGTTGCTCGACTTCACCCGCCAGACGGAGGATATCCTCTTTCAAGCGCTCGGTTTCCCGTTCAAATATCATGTTCATTCCTGCTCTTACTCCCGATCAGCCGAACCGTCCGGTGATGTAATCCTCGGTCTGTTTTTCGCGCGGCCGTGTGAAGAGATCAGTGGTCGGGCCATATTCTACGAGATTCCCCTCATAAAAAAAAGCCGTTTGATCGGAGACTCGGGCCGCCTGCTGCATGTTGTGGGTGACGATCACGAGGGTGTAGCGGCCGCGCAATTCCACGATCAGCTCTTCGATGCGCGCCGTGGCCTTGGGATCCAGCGCCGAGGTTGGCTCATCCATCAGCAGGACCTCGGGTTGCACCGCCAGCGCGCGCGCCAGGCAGAGGCGCTGCGCCTGCCCGCCCGACAACCCGAGCGCGTTCCGCTCCAGCCGGTCCTTCACCTCATCCCATAAGACCGCCCCCCGCAAGCTCTCCTCGACGATCCCGTCGAGTGCCGCGCGGGATACCGTGCCGTGCAGCCGCGGACCGTAGGCGATGTTGTCGTAAATCGACTTTGGAAAAGGATTGGGCTTTTGAAACACCATACCGATCCTGCGGCGCAACACGGCCGCGTCAACCGCACCCCCGTAGATGTTCTGGCCGTCAAAGAGCAATTCACCCTCCGCATGGCACACGGGAATCAGATCGTTCATCCGGTTGATCGCCCGCAGGAAGGTGCTCTTGCCACATCCACTCGGACCGATGATCGCCGTCACCTGACCCACAGCAATGGCCAGATCCACCCGCCGCACCGCCTCATGCTCGCCGTAAAAGACCGAAAAGCCCCTGGCTTCGACCGGCGCCGCCCCGCCCTGTGCTGCCGTTGTATTCATACGCTCTCCCTGTTGCTGCAGACTCACGCATCAGCCTTTTAATCGTCTGGCGACACGCGCACGGATCACAATCGCCGTCAGATTCAGAACCAGAACCATCACCACCAGCGTGGCCGCCATCCCGTACTGGACATGCCGGATCTCGTCAACCGCCTCGTGCTCGGTGCAGATATTGTACAGGTTCCACGAAAGGGCCGGGGTCGCCTGGGTCAGCAGTTCGGACGGCCGCAGCAGGGGCCCCACGCTCACCGCCGCCGTGAAAATGATCGGGGCCGTCTCACCCGCCGCGCGCCCCATGCTGATCACCGTCCCAGTCAGAATCCCCGGCAAAGCAGCCGGCAAAATCACCGTCAGAATCGTGCGCCATTGTCCGGCACCCAACGCCATCGCCGCTTCTTTATACGATCGGGGGACGGCCGCGATCGCCTCTTCGGAGGCCCGAATCACCGTCGGCAAAACCAGCAAGGCCAAGGTCAGCGCCCCGGCCAGTACGCTTTTGCCGGACGACACCTGAAGCGTATTGATAAAGAATGCCAGTCCGAAAAGGCCGAACACGATGCTCGGCACGCCCGCCAGCGTGTTGACGCACGAGCGGAGGAACGAGAGGACGGGCCCGGCCTTGGCATATTCCTGGAAATAGATGGCGGCGATGATGCCCAAGGGGACGGCGATGAGCATCGCCCCGAGCGCCAGATAAACCGTTCCCATGACCTCTGCGCCGATGCCCCCAAAAAAATGGGCGTCAAAGGACCGGTCGGTCAGAAACCGTGGGTAGAAGGTCAGCCTGGGCTGCAGCAGCTCCCGTAGATTGTCGCGCACAATCGGGAACACCGGCGCGAGCGTCGTTCCCTCGAACAGAGGCTCGCGCGGCACGTAAACCTGTTTCCCCTCGCCCCCGGAGTAGTCCCATGTCTCTTCGTAGAGCAAGCGCTCGGCCTTCTCCTGTGCCTGATCCCAGCGTGTCTGCCCATACAGGCGGCGCGTCAGCGCGGGAAGCGGCGCGCCCGGATCGGGACCGAGCAAAAGCGCCAGAGTCTCGCGAACCTCCTTGAACGCCGGGCGTAACGCTTTTCGCCGGGCGGCCGGCAGCTCGGCGAGTTCGGCCTCAAACGCGGTGATCGCCTCATAGATCGGCCGCCGCGCCTCCTGCACCGCCGCGTGCTCTTCAGCGGCCCGCCGCGCGTCCCCGCGGCCGAATTGCTCGCGCATCATGCGGCGGTGCTCGACCGTGGCCCTGAAGAGATAGGCCGACGAGCCCTTGATCAGGATCGGCAGCAAAACAACGAGCAAGAACAGGGTCATCAGCCCAACCGCGAAGCAGGCATTCGCAGTGAACGCACGATCCAGAAGTTTGCGTGTCGATAAACGCATGGTCAGCAACCCCTCAGCCGTTTGCGCTGGCGCGTGACAATCCACTCACCGGCCAGATTGCATGCGAAACTGAACACCAGCAGGCTCAAGCCCATGGCGAAGAGCACATGGTAGTGCGCCGATCCGGTCATCTGATCGGCCTCGCCCATGTCACCCGCGATGGTCGCGGTCAGCGTCCGAACCGGCAGGAGCAGGTTGTACCACGGTTTCGGGATCTGGGCGGCGTTCCCCGAAGCCATCCACACCACCATCGTCTCCCCCAGCGCTCGCATGATACCGAGCAGAACCGCCGAAAAAATACCGCTGATGGATGCCGGAATAACCACCTTGACCAGCGTCTCGGCCCGTGTTGCTCCCAGCGCATAGCTCCCCTCACGCAACTCACGTCCGGCGGCCTGAAGGGCATCCTCGGAGACACTTACAATCGTCGGCAGCGCCATCACCCCGAGGATCACCGATGCATTCAACGCATTGACGCCGCTGGCAATCTGCACCGCGCCCAAAATCCGGCTGACCGTGATCAGGATGACTAAAGATAGTGCCAGCAAGGCCAGGGTCAGGACGCTGCGCATCACACCGTGCGCGCGCGCCGTCAGGCGGACGGGCGTCAAGAGGTCGGCAGCCACCACCGACCCGAGGCCCAGCGTTGGCAGGGCCAGCACCCACCAGGCCGTCGCAAGCAGACGGCCCCCGTGATTCTGCAACAGCGGTGCCAGCACGACCAGGGCAAAAAATCCGTAGGCGACCGACGGGATGGCCGCCAGCATCTCAATGACCGGCTTGAGCACCTGCCGCACGTTGAACGGGAGGATGTCGCTCATGCACAATGCCGCACACACCCCCGGCGGCACCGCCAGAACGACCGCTGCCGCGGTTACCAGCAGACTGCCGACAAAAATGGCGGCCGCGCCAAACTGGGGAGGCTGATGCGTGGGGTACCAGGCCTTGGAGAAAAAGAAATCCGACGCCTCGCTGATTCTGAAGAATGGCAGCGCGTCGCGGGCGATGAAGAAAATGATCGCGAGCACAGCCAGCGCCGCCACCGAGGTGACCAGCAGCAGAAAGCTTCGGCCCAGCAGTCCGAAGACCCTTCGCTTCCGCATTTCGCGCGTCGTCAGCAGAATGTGTTCCCTGGTGGGCATAGGATGATCTCGGAGGTCCCGACACCCTGTCGTCTAGTGTTTTACGCCTCGTGACGGTCCCGGTGACTGTCTCATGATGCAGGTCTCCTGTTATCGGCCACAGGCCCACGGCCTCACAGTGGCCGTTGGCAGATAGTTGAGCATTCGCCTGTTAAGATTGAATGGCATCCGTGTTAGCATTGTGTTAGGAATCCTCGCTAAGGTCGTCGATATCGGTATCCAAATCGAAATTGGGATCGGGATCGACAAAAAAGAAGGAATTTCGACCCCGATACCGATAGCGATTCCGATTCCGACCGGCAGGATGCACCCAAAATGCTCAAAATGAGAGTTGCTAAATTGGGCAAACGACACCTTGACCGATTTTGACACGTGCACTATACTTCCGTACGTTTTGCAAACAAAAACCAACCTCCATCAGCGGCGGGATCTTTTCGTGCCGCATTCACAGGATATGAATCATCTATGAAATATGTCTACACGTTTGGCGGCACGGGTGCCGAGGGTAATGCCAAGGACAAGAATTTACTCGGCGGCAAGGGCGCGAATCTCGCCGAGATGTGTCACCTCCACCTGCCGGTCCCCGCCGGTTTTACCGTGACCACGGCGTGTTGCACGGACTATTTTGCTCAGGGCGGCCGGTTCCCTGCTGAGCTCGAAGCACAGGTTTTGGATGCGCTGCACAAAACCGAAGCGACCATGGGAATGAAGTACGGCGACGCGAAGAACCCGTTGCTCGTCTCATGCCGATCCGGCGCGCGCAGTTCCATGCCCGGCATGATGGATACCGTCCTGAATGTCGGACTGTCAAGCACCACCATCCCGGCCATGATCGCCAAGACCAAAAACCCCCGTTTCGTGTGGGACAGCTACCGTCGCCTGATCATGATGTACGCCGATGTCGTGATGGAGAAGGCCGAAGGGCGCGACCCCGCCAAGGGCGTGGGTATTCGCAAGCTCCTCGATACCGCTCTCGACGAGTACAAGCACATCAAAAAGTACGCTAGCGACACCGATCTGACGGCTGCCAACCTTCAGGAACTGGCCGAGAGCTTCAAACGGCGCGTCCAGACGGAGCTTGGCGTCCCCTTCCCCGATGACCCGATGAAGCAGCTCTGGGGCGGAATCGGCGCCGTGTTCAAGAGCTGGAACGGCAAGAAGGCCGTCTCGTACCGCCGCATTGAGGGGATTCCCGACGCCTGGGGCACCGCCGTGAACGTGCAGGCCATGGTGTTCGGCAACATGGGCGACACCTCCGCGACGGGCGTGGCCTTCACACGCAACCCGGCCACGGGCGACAACACCTTCTACGGCGAATGGCTGATCAACGCGCAGGGCGAAGACGTCGTGGCCGGAATCCGCACCCCCAATCCGCTCAACAACGACACCAAGAACGCGCAGAACGACCACTTGCAGTCGCTTCAAGAGCTGATGCCCGACACCTACCAGCAACTC carries:
- a CDS encoding response regulator, encoding MARETILIIEDDADIRELIRYNLTREGYVIAECASAEKAAAFLKRTLPGLILLDLMLPGLDGFAFCRSLRADERTKGVPVIMVTARDEDADIVAGLEVGADDYMTKPFSARILSARVRAVLRRRTAEPGDELDVLVRGSIEIDRTRHAVRLEGRPLELTLSEFKTLDLFMRRPGMVFSRYQIVDAVHGADYPVTDRSVDVQIVGLRRKLGKYSELIETVRGVGYRMRTE
- the phoU gene encoding phosphate signaling complex protein PhoU, whose protein sequence is MNMIFERETERLKEDILRLAGEVEQRLREVLRNLDARERAPLLAWAARDEEIDAREVQIEEECLKLLALHQPVARDLRFVIAVLKINNDLERIGDIVVNIADRGVRLSAFPVSDLQSTLMRMGHLAGAMLKDSIDALVERDVPKAKAVIARDDAVDRLNEEVIREVVARATQEHAGARVEALILIHDVARDLERVGDHATNIAEDVAYLADGTIIRHVHAP
- the pstB gene encoding phosphate ABC transporter ATP-binding protein → MNTTAAQGGAAPVEARGFSVFYGEHEAVRRVDLAIAVGQVTAIIGPSGCGKSTFLRAINRMNDLIPVCHAEGELLFDGQNIYGGAVDAAVLRRRIGMVFQKPNPFPKSIYDNIAYGPRLHGTVSRAALDGIVEESLRGAVLWDEVKDRLERNALGLSGGQAQRLCLARALAVQPEVLLMDEPTSALDPKATARIEELIVELRGRYTLVIVTHNMQQAARVSDQTAFFYEGNLVEYGPTTDLFTRPREKQTEDYITGRFG
- the pstA gene encoding phosphate ABC transporter permease PstA gives rise to the protein MRLSTRKLLDRAFTANACFAVGLMTLFLLVVLLPILIKGSSAYLFRATVEHRRMMREQFGRGDARRAAEEHAAVQEARRPIYEAITAFEAELAELPAARRKALRPAFKEVRETLALLLGPDPGAPLPALTRRLYGQTRWDQAQEKAERLLYEETWDYSGGEGKQVYVPREPLFEGTTLAPVFPIVRDNLRELLQPRLTFYPRFLTDRSFDAHFFGGIGAEVMGTVYLALGAMLIAVPLGIIAAIYFQEYAKAGPVLSFLRSCVNTLAGVPSIVFGLFGLAFFINTLQVSSGKSVLAGALTLALLVLPTVIRASEEAIAAVPRSYKEAAMALGAGQWRTILTVILPAALPGILTGTVISMGRAAGETAPIIFTAAVSVGPLLRPSELLTQATPALSWNLYNICTEHEAVDEIRHVQYGMAATLVVMVLVLNLTAIVIRARVARRLKG
- a CDS encoding phosphate ABC transporter permease subunit PstC, whose amino-acid sequence is MPTREHILLTTREMRKRRVFGLLGRSFLLLVTSVAALAVLAIIFFIARDALPFFRISEASDFFFSKAWYPTHQPPQFGAAAIFVGSLLVTAAAVVLAVPPGVCAALCMSDILPFNVRQVLKPVIEMLAAIPSVAYGFFALVVLAPLLQNHGGRLLATAWWVLALPTLGLGSVVAADLLTPVRLTARAHGVMRSVLTLALLALSLVILITVSRILGAVQIASGVNALNASVILGVMALPTIVSVSEDALQAAGRELREGSYALGATRAETLVKVVIPASISGIFSAVLLGIMRALGETMVVWMASGNAAQIPKPWYNLLLPVRTLTATIAGDMGEADQMTGSAHYHVLFAMGLSLLVFSFACNLAGEWIVTRQRKRLRGC